One Actinomycetota bacterium genomic region harbors:
- a CDS encoding LLM class flavin-dependent oxidoreductase — translation MTLEIGAPGNIMPPIEGVLRTAMRNEQKGYDALWWPDHLMGWHPESIWTADVTPLANFQSNPHIYFDPVACIAAAATHTDRIRLGTSVTEPVRRHPAMLANEWLTLDHFSKSRVILGIGAGEGENIIPYGMDFSKPASRFEEALTIIRLLWENDEPVDFDGDVWTMRRAVCGMGPYTPGVFPPIWTGAHGPRMLEITGRLADGWLPTRMSPQEYGHRLGVIRAAAEKADRDLSTFTPGLWAYTVVANDHEEAHRILNETLPKGFQLVLPSEEYEKRGFSHPLGSKFQGLRDYIPTHFAKDEALKAIGQIPDEISHEFTLHGTPDDIVAELREFEAVGVRHVVPWNITFLGDATKVRESFHLLDDVLASIKSRSVS, via the coding sequence ATGACGTTGGAGATCGGTGCTCCCGGAAACATCATGCCGCCCATCGAGGGCGTACTGAGGACGGCGATGCGCAACGAACAGAAGGGCTACGACGCTCTCTGGTGGCCCGACCATCTGATGGGCTGGCATCCAGAGTCGATCTGGACGGCGGACGTCACGCCGCTGGCGAACTTCCAGTCGAACCCGCACATCTACTTCGACCCGGTCGCATGTATCGCGGCGGCCGCGACCCACACCGACCGCATCCGCCTCGGCACGAGCGTGACCGAGCCGGTCCGGCGGCATCCGGCCATGCTCGCGAATGAATGGCTGACGCTCGATCACTTCTCCAAGAGCCGCGTGATCCTCGGGATCGGAGCCGGCGAAGGCGAGAACATCATCCCCTACGGCATGGACTTCTCGAAGCCGGCGTCGCGATTCGAGGAGGCCCTAACGATCATCCGCTTGTTGTGGGAGAACGACGAGCCGGTCGACTTCGACGGGGACGTCTGGACCATGCGGCGCGCCGTCTGCGGCATGGGCCCGTACACGCCCGGCGTCTTCCCCCCGATCTGGACGGGCGCACACGGCCCGCGGATGCTCGAGATCACCGGCCGTCTCGCCGACGGCTGGCTCCCGACCCGGATGTCGCCCCAGGAGTACGGTCATCGCCTCGGGGTGATCCGCGCCGCCGCCGAGAAGGCGGACCGCGACCTCTCCACGTTCACGCCCGGCTTGTGGGCGTACACGGTCGTCGCGAACGACCACGAGGAAGCACACCGCATCCTGAACGAGACGCTGCCGAAAGGCTTCCAGTTGGTGCTGCCGAGCGAGGAGTACGAGAAGCGCGGTTTCTCCCATCCGCTCGGCTCGAAGTTCCAAGGCCTCCGCGACTACATCCCGACCCATTTCGCGAAGGACGAGGCCCTCAAGGCGATCGGCCAGATCCCAGACGAGATCTCGCACGAGTTCACGCTGCACGGCACGCCCGACGATATCGTGGCCGAACTCCGGGAGTTCGAGGCCGTCGGCGTGCGACACGTGGTGCCGTGGAACATCACGTTCCTCGGCGACGCGACCAAGGTCCGCGAATCGTTCCATCTGCTCGACGACGTCCTCGCGTCGATCAAGTCCCGTTCGGTATCGTAG
- a CDS encoding alpha/beta fold hydrolase, whose amino-acid sequence MPQGELNGWRYAYTDEGSGPAVLLLHGLLMDRSMWDGQIDELKDHYRLVAIDMPGHGESAGVELGIDFWQYADMVAAICDQLGIGSAYWCGQSTGGWTSIRAAIAHPDRAMGLVLIDTQAHEEDRDKLAQYEAFLQVALADGVSEDLASILLTLLFSGTYAAKPESDAWRKKLMSADIEGEHAIVRAVFDREDVHDRLGEINCPAVVIHGLEDIAIEPERGEELARALGAPYVPIEAAGHASPVEQPTPVTAAIREFLDSQKT is encoded by the coding sequence ATGCCGCAAGGTGAACTGAACGGCTGGCGTTACGCCTACACGGACGAAGGATCGGGCCCCGCCGTCCTTCTGCTGCACGGCCTGCTGATGGATCGTTCGATGTGGGATGGTCAGATCGACGAGCTCAAAGACCACTACCGGCTCGTCGCGATCGATATGCCCGGACACGGCGAGAGCGCCGGGGTCGAGCTCGGCATCGACTTCTGGCAGTACGCAGACATGGTCGCAGCGATCTGCGATCAGCTCGGGATCGGCTCCGCATACTGGTGCGGTCAGTCGACGGGCGGATGGACGTCCATCCGTGCTGCGATAGCGCATCCCGATCGCGCAATGGGTCTGGTTCTCATCGACACCCAGGCGCATGAGGAGGACCGTGACAAGCTCGCGCAGTACGAGGCGTTCCTTCAGGTCGCGCTCGCCGACGGAGTCAGTGAGGATCTCGCGTCGATCCTCTTGACGCTCCTGTTCAGCGGCACCTACGCGGCGAAGCCGGAGTCCGACGCGTGGCGCAAGAAGCTGATGTCTGCCGACATCGAGGGCGAGCACGCCATCGTTCGCGCGGTGTTCGATCGAGAAGACGTTCACGACCGGCTGGGCGAGATCAACTGTCCCGCGGTCGTGATCCATGGGCTCGAGGACATCGCGATCGAGCCGGAGCGCGGCGAAGAGCTCGCGCGAGCGCTCGGAGCCCCGTACGTCCCGATCGAGGCCGCGGGCCACGCGTCTCCGGTGGAGCAACCCACACCAGTGACGGCGGCCATCCGGGAGTTCCTGGACTCCCAGAAGACGTAG
- a CDS encoding HU family DNA-binding protein yields MADTLNRSQLLKTVSERTGMARKEVEQVYEHTVRTIQDAVKSGRKVALTGFGRFTQRVQAARKAGMGKNPFTGESIKIAARPERRLPRFSPAKQFKEYVSGSLKLPALPAQKATAAPKKATAKKAAPKKAAAKKGPAKRKR; encoded by the coding sequence GTGGCAGACACACTGAATCGCTCGCAACTGCTCAAGACCGTCTCTGAGCGGACCGGCATGGCCCGCAAGGAGGTAGAGCAGGTTTACGAGCACACCGTGCGTACCATCCAGGACGCGGTGAAGTCGGGGCGGAAGGTGGCGTTGACCGGCTTCGGTCGGTTCACCCAGCGCGTGCAGGCAGCGCGCAAGGCCGGCATGGGGAAGAACCCCTTCACCGGCGAGAGCATCAAGATCGCGGCGCGCCCCGAGCGGCGCCTCCCGCGCTTCTCGCCGGCGAAGCAGTTCAAAGAGTACGTGTCGGGCAGCCTGAAGCTCCCGGCGCTCCCCGCGCAGAAGGCTACGGCAGCGCCCAAGAAGGCGACGGCGAAGAAGGCCGCGCCCAAGAAGGCCGCTGCGAAGAAGGGCCCGGCCAAGCGCAAGCGCTAG
- a CDS encoding acyl-CoA dehydrogenase family protein: MRFDEPEHLAAVRAEARAWLEENWPAFNAEHPDTGVPNPARSRAWQHRLAQAGWGAPSWPAEFGGRGFGPLESTIWGEEKARIGATIPFNVVGFGMAGPTVIAHGSPEQKARYLPPLLNGDEIWCQLFSEPGAGSDLASLSTRAVRDGDEWVVNGQKVWSSLAHEAHYGLLLARHDFDVPKHKGLVYLIVDMSSPGVEVRPLKQMDGNSHFNEVFLNDVRVPHADRLGEPGDGWRIAITTLMHERMSIGSASGGYTFPFERLVQLARERAPDGIDPLTRDALARVYTQGRILALLNARILSKLGRGQIPDAEGSIAKLVLANLVGQTAMVGMRVLGPDGSVMGEEGVQRAFLGWPAFRLGGGTDEIQRNLIGERVLGLPRDSAPDKDVPFGSLRR; encoded by the coding sequence ATGCGCTTCGACGAGCCCGAGCATCTCGCAGCGGTACGCGCCGAGGCGCGCGCCTGGCTGGAGGAGAATTGGCCGGCGTTCAACGCCGAGCATCCCGACACCGGCGTGCCGAACCCGGCACGGTCGCGCGCATGGCAGCACCGCCTTGCGCAAGCCGGATGGGGTGCGCCCTCGTGGCCGGCGGAGTTCGGGGGGCGCGGCTTCGGCCCACTCGAATCCACCATCTGGGGCGAGGAGAAGGCTCGCATCGGTGCGACGATCCCGTTCAACGTGGTCGGCTTCGGGATGGCCGGGCCTACCGTCATCGCGCACGGCTCGCCCGAGCAGAAAGCGCGGTACCTTCCGCCGCTGCTCAACGGCGACGAGATCTGGTGCCAGCTCTTCTCCGAACCCGGTGCCGGCTCGGATCTCGCGTCGCTGTCGACACGAGCGGTCCGTGACGGCGACGAGTGGGTCGTCAACGGTCAAAAGGTTTGGTCCTCGCTCGCTCACGAGGCGCACTACGGCCTGCTCCTTGCGCGGCACGACTTCGACGTGCCGAAGCACAAGGGCCTCGTCTATCTGATCGTCGACATGTCGTCGCCCGGCGTCGAGGTTCGCCCCCTCAAGCAGATGGACGGCAACTCGCACTTCAACGAGGTCTTCCTCAACGACGTCCGCGTGCCGCACGCCGACCGGCTGGGCGAGCCGGGCGACGGCTGGCGGATCGCCATCACTACCCTCATGCACGAACGCATGTCGATCGGCAGTGCGAGCGGCGGCTACACGTTCCCCTTCGAACGTCTCGTGCAGCTGGCGCGGGAGCGGGCGCCGGACGGGATCGATCCGCTAACACGGGACGCGCTCGCCCGGGTCTACACGCAGGGTCGGATACTTGCACTGCTGAACGCCCGGATCCTCTCGAAGCTCGGCCGCGGGCAGATCCCCGACGCTGAAGGGTCGATCGCGAAACTCGTCCTTGCGAACCTCGTTGGACAGACCGCGATGGTGGGTATGCGTGTCCTTGGGCCCGATGGAAGCGTTATGGGAGAAGAAGGAGTCCAACGGGCGTTTCTGGGATGGCCGGCATTCCGGCTGGGCGGGGGGACCGACGAGATCCAGCGCAACCTCATCGGAGAGCGAGTGCTTGGTCTGCCGCGTGATTCCGCACCCGACAAGGACGTCCCGTTCGGGTCGCTGCGCCGATAA
- a CDS encoding lipid-transfer protein codes for MSLAGRAAIAGIGQTEFSKESGRTEMRLAVEAASAALADAGLSPADVDGFCTFTMDSNEEIELARNLGCGDLSFYSRIHYGGGAACAVIHQAAMAVATGSAEVVIAYRALNGRSWRRFGLSIHDKPTAELIHYSWYTPFGLTTPASWVAMFAQRYMHTYGATSEDLGRVAVAHRAFAATNPDAWFHGKPITLEDHQSSRWIVEPLRLLDCCQESDGGVAVVVTSAERAKDLRQTPAIIRAAAQGSGAGQEEMTSYYRDDLTHLPEVAAVSRQLWRQSGLTPADIQTAVIYDPFTPFVLLQLEEFGFCGPGESKDFVRDTGIGPGGRLPINTNGGQLGEGYIHGMNGVAEGVRQIRGAAANQVPDVSNVLVTAGVGVPTSGIVLSRE; via the coding sequence ATGAGCCTCGCCGGACGCGCCGCGATCGCCGGGATCGGCCAGACCGAGTTCTCCAAGGAGTCCGGCCGCACCGAGATGCGCCTCGCCGTCGAGGCGGCCTCCGCCGCGCTCGCCGACGCCGGGCTCAGCCCCGCCGACGTCGACGGGTTCTGCACGTTCACGATGGACTCGAACGAAGAGATCGAGCTCGCCCGGAACCTCGGGTGCGGCGACCTGAGCTTCTACAGCCGGATCCATTACGGCGGCGGAGCAGCATGCGCCGTTATCCACCAGGCGGCGATGGCCGTCGCGACCGGCTCGGCCGAAGTCGTGATCGCGTACCGGGCACTGAACGGCCGCTCCTGGCGCCGATTCGGTTTGAGCATCCACGACAAGCCGACGGCCGAGCTCATCCACTACAGCTGGTACACGCCGTTCGGCCTCACGACGCCGGCAAGCTGGGTCGCGATGTTCGCGCAGCGATACATGCACACCTACGGCGCGACGAGCGAGGACCTCGGGCGCGTCGCCGTCGCGCATCGCGCGTTCGCGGCAACGAACCCGGACGCCTGGTTCCACGGGAAGCCGATCACCTTGGAGGATCATCAGTCCAGCCGCTGGATCGTCGAGCCGCTCCGCCTGCTCGACTGCTGTCAGGAATCCGACGGCGGCGTGGCCGTGGTCGTCACGAGCGCCGAGCGCGCGAAAGACCTCCGCCAGACCCCGGCGATCATCCGAGCAGCCGCGCAGGGCTCCGGCGCGGGCCAGGAGGAGATGACGTCCTATTACCGCGACGACCTGACCCACCTCCCCGAGGTAGCCGCCGTCTCGCGGCAGCTCTGGCGGCAGTCGGGCCTCACGCCGGCCGACATCCAGACAGCGGTCATCTACGACCCCTTCACGCCGTTCGTGCTCTTGCAGCTCGAGGAGTTCGGCTTCTGCGGCCCGGGTGAGTCGAAGGACTTCGTGCGTGACACGGGCATCGGCCCGGGCGGCAGGCTTCCGATCAACACCAACGGCGGCCAGCTGGGGGAGGGATACATCCACGGCATGAACGGCGTCGCCGAGGGCGTTCGGCAGATCCGCGGCGCCGCGGCCAATCAAGTGCCCGACGTGTCCAACGTGCTCGTCACCGCCGGCGTCGGCGTGCCGACGAGCGGGATCGTTCTATCGAGGGAGTGA
- a CDS encoding MaoC family dehydratase: MRTLSPSDVTVGDELPASEIPITATLIVAGALASRDFQDVHHDAALARQRGAGDIFMNILTTNGLVGRFVTDWAGPEAILRKVAIRLGSPNYPGDVMRLAGHVTLVEGDDVEVSIRGTTGLGEHVSGTVRLTLAGKDRA, encoded by the coding sequence ATGCGCACGCTCAGCCCGAGCGACGTGACGGTCGGCGACGAGCTTCCCGCGAGCGAGATCCCGATCACCGCGACCCTCATCGTGGCGGGCGCGCTCGCGTCGCGAGACTTCCAGGACGTCCACCACGACGCCGCGCTGGCGCGGCAGCGCGGGGCCGGCGACATCTTCATGAACATCCTGACGACCAACGGATTGGTCGGACGCTTCGTCACGGACTGGGCCGGACCCGAGGCCATCCTGCGCAAGGTCGCCATCCGGCTCGGCTCCCCGAACTACCCCGGCGACGTGATGCGCCTCGCCGGCCATGTCACGCTCGTCGAAGGGGACGACGTCGAGGTCTCGATCCGCGGCACGACCGGCCTCGGGGAGCATGTCTCCGGAACCGTCCGGCTCACGCTGGCGGGCAAGGACCGCGCATGA
- a CDS encoding acyl-CoA dehydrogenase family protein: protein MDLGFSEDQEALRDLARQILGAHTTTDRLKQVEADPDRFDRSLWAELARANLLGVGISEDHGGIGGGLTEVCLLLEQAGAAAASVPLWPALVLGARTITRYGSPSLRSSLLPRVVSGDAVLTAALAEPDSDDPLRPATTATWEGDAWRLEGAKIAVPAAHLAERVLVPARSNGGVGIFLLDPRSGGLTLERQSATSGEILSMLTLDGASVPEDDVLVEPGTDPAALGWLHDAALTGLCALQVGMAERALHMTAEYLSGREQFGRPLAKFQAVQQRAADAYIDVEAMRWTMWQAAWRLDEGLPATDEVAIAKFWAADGGHRVLAAAQHLHGGIGVDMEYPLHRYTLGAKHVELMLGGAGRQLARLGAGMASGGER, encoded by the coding sequence GTGGATCTGGGTTTCAGCGAGGACCAGGAGGCGCTGCGGGACCTCGCGCGTCAGATCCTCGGCGCGCACACGACGACCGACCGGCTGAAGCAGGTCGAGGCCGATCCCGATCGCTTCGACCGATCACTTTGGGCCGAGCTCGCCCGCGCGAACCTCCTCGGCGTCGGCATCTCCGAAGACCACGGCGGGATCGGCGGCGGCCTCACCGAGGTCTGCCTTCTGCTCGAGCAAGCCGGCGCGGCGGCGGCGTCCGTGCCGCTGTGGCCCGCCCTCGTCCTCGGCGCGCGAACGATCACCCGCTACGGGTCGCCGTCGCTTCGATCCTCGCTGCTGCCGCGTGTTGTCTCCGGGGACGCCGTCCTAACCGCCGCACTCGCCGAGCCCGACTCAGATGACCCGCTACGGCCGGCGACGACCGCGACCTGGGAGGGCGACGCGTGGCGACTCGAAGGCGCGAAGATCGCTGTGCCCGCCGCACATCTCGCCGAGCGGGTCCTCGTCCCCGCGCGGTCGAACGGCGGCGTCGGGATCTTCCTGCTCGACCCGCGCTCGGGGGGACTGACCCTCGAGCGGCAGTCCGCAACCAGCGGCGAGATCCTGTCGATGCTCACCCTCGACGGCGCCTCGGTGCCCGAGGACGACGTCCTGGTCGAGCCGGGAACCGACCCCGCCGCTCTCGGGTGGCTCCACGACGCGGCGCTCACCGGCCTCTGCGCGCTTCAGGTCGGCATGGCCGAGCGCGCGCTGCACATGACGGCCGAGTACCTGTCCGGCCGCGAGCAGTTCGGGCGGCCGCTCGCGAAGTTCCAAGCGGTCCAGCAGCGGGCCGCCGACGCCTACATCGACGTGGAGGCGATGCGGTGGACGATGTGGCAAGCCGCGTGGCGCCTCGACGAGGGGCTGCCGGCGACGGATGAGGTCGCGATCGCCAAGTTCTGGGCGGCCGACGGCGGACACCGCGTGCTCGCCGCCGCGCAGCACCTTCACGGCGGGATCGGCGTCGACATGGAGTACCCGTTGCATCGCTACACGCTCGGCGCGAAACATGTCGAGCTGATGCTCGGCGGCGCCGGCCGGCAGCTCGCGCGGCTCGGTGCCGGGATGGCTTCGGGAGGGGAGCGGTGA
- a CDS encoding bifunctional MaoC family dehydratase N-terminal/OB-fold nucleic acid binding domain-containing protein, with product MSKTADRRTESEREDLVERLRSFVGRRAGPQFTSPDPVNESMIRHWCEALGDANPSYTDPTFAKWSVHGSIVAPPTMLQVWTMKGLKPPPSPDNAQAELIAALDEAGFTSIVATNCEQEYLRYLRPGDLITSTTIIESVSEEKRTGLGPGHFFTTLTTCCDATGEVVGRMMQRYLKFRPEAAAVPPRTGRRPRPAMNQDTRFFWDGTARRELLIQRCSACNTLRHPPRTMCGACGSFEWDAVRASGRGEVFSYVVVHHPPVPGFEMPYVVALVALEEGTRIVTSIVGVEPGEVRIGMPVELDFLTIDDAVTLPVFKQRS from the coding sequence GTGAGCAAGACCGCGGACCGCCGCACCGAGTCCGAGCGCGAGGATCTCGTCGAGCGGCTGCGGTCCTTCGTCGGGCGGCGGGCCGGGCCGCAGTTCACCTCGCCGGACCCGGTGAACGAGTCGATGATCCGCCATTGGTGCGAGGCGCTCGGTGACGCCAATCCTTCCTACACCGATCCCACGTTCGCGAAATGGTCGGTCCACGGCAGCATCGTCGCGCCTCCGACGATGCTGCAGGTTTGGACGATGAAAGGTCTCAAGCCTCCGCCGTCGCCCGACAACGCGCAGGCGGAGCTGATCGCGGCTCTGGACGAGGCCGGATTCACCTCGATCGTGGCGACGAACTGCGAGCAGGAGTACCTCCGCTACCTGCGGCCGGGCGACCTCATCACGTCGACCACGATCATCGAGTCGGTCTCGGAGGAGAAGCGCACCGGTCTTGGGCCCGGCCACTTCTTCACGACGCTGACGACCTGCTGCGACGCGACCGGCGAAGTCGTCGGGCGCATGATGCAGCGCTACCTGAAGTTCCGGCCGGAGGCCGCGGCCGTCCCGCCGCGAACCGGGCGGCGCCCGCGGCCGGCGATGAACCAGGACACCCGGTTCTTCTGGGACGGCACGGCGCGACGGGAGCTCCTGATCCAGCGCTGCTCCGCGTGCAATACCCTCCGGCATCCGCCGCGGACGATGTGCGGCGCCTGCGGCTCGTTCGAATGGGATGCGGTCCGGGCGAGCGGCCGAGGAGAGGTCTTCTCGTACGTCGTGGTGCACCATCCGCCGGTGCCGGGGTTCGAGATGCCCTACGTCGTCGCGCTCGTGGCCCTGGAGGAAGGGACGCGGATCGTCACGAGCATCGTCGGGGTAGAGCCCGGCGAGGTGCGCATCGGCATGCCGGTCGAGCTGGACTTCCTCACCATCGACGACGCGGTCACGTTGCCGGTCTTCAAGCAAAGGAGCTGA
- a CDS encoding acyl-CoA dehydrogenase family protein, with protein sequence MRVAYSDEQIALRDELRAYFAKVLTPELRAELGPRAGEQMGPAYRRVVRQMGEDGWLGLGWPKEYGGQGRSFIEHQLFIDECRRADMPFPFVTLNTVGPTLIQYGTEEQKQRFLRPILRGEMHFAIGYTEPGAGTDLASLRTRAVKDGTGYVINGQKIFTTGAHDSDYIWLAARTDTEAPKHKGLTIFIVPTSHDGVKMTPIETIDYGRTNAVYFEDVRATADAIVGGENEGWGLITTQLNHERVALACSGKAEQLLDDVLAWAAQTTASDGGRIIDRPWVQMTLARTRARLEALKLLNWRLAWELTKGILNAADASVVKVYGTELFVEVYRSLMEVLGEAGEIRHGSPGAVLGGRVEIMYRWAYVVTFGGGVNEVQRDIIATAGLGMPRSGR encoded by the coding sequence GTGCGCGTCGCCTATTCCGACGAGCAGATCGCGCTGCGCGACGAGCTCCGTGCGTACTTCGCGAAGGTCCTGACGCCGGAGCTTCGCGCGGAGCTGGGCCCGCGCGCCGGCGAGCAGATGGGGCCCGCCTACCGCCGCGTCGTCCGGCAGATGGGGGAGGACGGCTGGCTCGGCCTCGGATGGCCGAAGGAGTACGGAGGGCAAGGTCGCTCGTTCATCGAGCACCAGCTCTTCATCGACGAGTGCCGCCGCGCCGACATGCCGTTCCCGTTCGTAACCCTAAACACCGTCGGCCCCACGCTGATCCAGTACGGCACCGAGGAGCAGAAGCAGCGCTTCCTCCGGCCGATCCTTCGCGGTGAGATGCATTTCGCGATCGGCTACACGGAGCCGGGCGCGGGAACCGACCTTGCGTCGCTCCGTACCCGCGCGGTCAAGGACGGCACCGGCTACGTGATCAACGGCCAGAAGATCTTCACGACGGGCGCGCACGACTCGGACTACATATGGCTCGCCGCGCGCACCGACACAGAGGCTCCGAAGCACAAGGGCCTCACGATCTTCATCGTCCCGACGTCACACGACGGAGTGAAGATGACCCCGATCGAGACCATCGACTACGGGCGGACGAACGCCGTCTATTTCGAGGACGTGCGCGCCACGGCCGACGCGATCGTCGGCGGCGAGAACGAGGGGTGGGGGCTCATCACCACGCAGCTCAACCACGAGCGCGTCGCGCTGGCATGCTCGGGCAAGGCCGAGCAGCTCCTCGACGACGTGCTCGCGTGGGCGGCCCAGACCACCGCGTCCGACGGCGGCCGCATCATCGACCGCCCCTGGGTGCAGATGACGCTCGCCCGAACGCGCGCTCGGCTCGAGGCCTTGAAGCTGCTGAACTGGCGTCTCGCCTGGGAGCTGACGAAAGGGATCCTTAACGCGGCCGACGCGTCGGTCGTCAAGGTCTACGGCACAGAGCTGTTCGTCGAGGTCTATCGCAGCCTCATGGAGGTCCTGGGCGAAGCGGGCGAGATCCGTCACGGTTCTCCGGGCGCGGTGCTGGGCGGCCGCGTCGAGATCATGTACCGCTGGGCATACGTCGTTACGTTCGGCGGCGGCGTCAACGAGGTCCAGCGCGACATCATCGCGACCGCCGGGCTCGGGATGCCGAGGAGCGGCCGGTGA
- a CDS encoding glucose 1-dehydrogenase, producing MGRLDGKVALISGGSRGQGATAARRFVAEGARVALGDILDDEGKALAQELGNAAIYTHLDVTKEDDWVSAVKDAEQSFGRLDVLLNNAGILKFGKLEDSTLEDYMQIINVNQVGVFLGMKAAVPAMKRAGGGSIINISSVEGLRGLPRLTAYTASKFAVRGMSKSAAVELGRHKIRVNSVHPGFIDTPMTRAQGLQDIDVDKLFESGIPLRRAGVPDDIVNMVLFLASDESSYCTGAEFVVDGGATSFVGWGGHVPRFG from the coding sequence GTGGGACGGCTCGACGGCAAGGTCGCGCTGATCTCCGGTGGCTCGCGTGGCCAGGGCGCCACCGCTGCTCGCCGGTTCGTCGCCGAGGGTGCCCGGGTCGCGCTCGGGGACATCCTCGACGACGAGGGCAAGGCGCTCGCCCAGGAGCTGGGCAACGCCGCGATCTACACCCATCTCGACGTTACGAAGGAGGACGACTGGGTTTCGGCCGTCAAGGACGCCGAGCAGTCGTTCGGCCGCCTCGACGTCCTGCTCAACAACGCCGGCATCCTCAAGTTCGGCAAGCTCGAGGACTCGACCCTCGAGGACTACATGCAGATCATCAACGTGAACCAGGTCGGCGTGTTCCTCGGCATGAAGGCGGCCGTGCCGGCCATGAAGCGCGCCGGCGGCGGCTCGATCATCAACATCTCCTCGGTCGAGGGATTGCGCGGCCTTCCGCGTCTCACCGCATACACGGCCAGCAAGTTCGCCGTCCGCGGGATGAGCAAGTCCGCCGCGGTGGAGCTCGGCCGGCACAAGATCCGCGTCAATTCCGTCCACCCGGGCTTCATCGATACGCCGATGACCCGCGCGCAGGGCCTGCAAGACATCGACGTCGACAAGCTGTTCGAGTCGGGTATCCCGCTCCGTCGCGCAGGGGTCCCCGACGACATCGTGAACATGGTCTTGTTCCTCGCGTCCGACGAAAGCTCTTACTGCACCGGCGCCGAGTTCGTCGTCGACGGCGGCGCGACGTCCTTCGTGGGGTGGGGCGGACACGTGCCCCGATTTGGGTAG
- a CDS encoding acyl-CoA dehydrogenase family protein, with translation MNFTFTDEQEELRRTMRRFLEDKSPTTEVRRLMETPGGYDESVWKQMAAELGLQGLHIPEEYGGQGFSFVELGIVLEEMGRSLLAAPFLSSVCLAGNAILDLGSDAQRKELLPGIASGETIAALAFAEPNGRWDATGVSSTARKEGSDWILNGTKRFVVDGGIASLLIVAARAPEGVGLFVVPGDAGGLTREALPTLDQTRKQASLELQNVRGTALGDIPASLDKLLDHISVCIAAEIVGGAQRCLDMAVDYAKNRVQFGRPIGQFQAIKHKCADMLLQIESAKTAAYYAMWVAAKDDDELRLSAPLAKAVASDAYFFAASENIQVHGGIGFTWEHDAHLYFKRAKSSELLFGDPVYHRELLATRLGI, from the coding sequence ATGAATTTCACCTTCACCGACGAGCAGGAAGAGCTTCGCCGAACGATGCGGCGCTTCCTCGAGGACAAGTCGCCGACGACCGAAGTCCGCCGCCTCATGGAGACGCCCGGCGGTTACGACGAGTCTGTCTGGAAGCAGATGGCCGCCGAGCTCGGCCTGCAGGGCCTCCACATCCCCGAGGAGTACGGGGGACAGGGCTTCTCGTTCGTCGAGCTCGGGATCGTGCTCGAGGAGATGGGCCGGTCGCTGCTCGCCGCGCCGTTCCTGTCGAGCGTGTGCCTGGCCGGCAACGCGATCCTCGATCTCGGCTCCGACGCGCAACGCAAGGAGTTGCTGCCCGGTATCGCGTCCGGCGAGACGATCGCCGCGCTCGCGTTCGCCGAGCCCAACGGCCGTTGGGACGCGACCGGCGTCTCCTCGACCGCGCGCAAAGAAGGCTCCGACTGGATCCTGAACGGCACGAAACGCTTCGTGGTCGACGGCGGGATCGCTTCCCTGCTGATCGTCGCCGCCAGGGCGCCCGAGGGCGTCGGCCTGTTCGTCGTCCCCGGCGACGCGGGCGGGCTGACCCGCGAGGCGCTGCCGACACTCGACCAGACCCGGAAGCAGGCCAGCCTGGAGCTCCAGAACGTGCGCGGAACCGCGCTTGGGGACATCCCCGCGTCGCTCGACAAGCTGCTCGACCACATCTCCGTCTGCATCGCGGCCGAGATCGTCGGCGGCGCGCAGCGCTGCCTCGACATGGCCGTCGACTACGCGAAGAACCGGGTTCAGTTCGGTCGCCCCATCGGCCAATTCCAGGCGATCAAGCACAAGTGCGCCGACATGCTCCTCCAGATCGAGTCGGCGAAGACCGCCGCCTACTACGCGATGTGGGTCGCGGCCAAGGATGACGACGAGCTCCGTCTGAGCGCGCCGCTCGCCAAGGCGGTCGCCTCGGACGCCTACTTCTTCGCCGCCTCGGAGAACATCCAGGTCCACGGCGGCATCGGATTCACCTGGGAGCACGACGCGCATCTGTACTTCAAGCGTGCGAAGTCCTCCGAACTGCTGTTCGGCGACCCCGTCTACCATCGGGAGCTGCTGGCAACCCGGCTCGGGATCTGA